In Halapricum desulfuricans, a single window of DNA contains:
- the mutL gene encoding DNA mismatch repair endonuclease MutL has translation MPQEIRELDPTTVERIAAGEVVERPASVVKELVENSLDADASRVRVAVESGGTESIRVSDDGIGMDEQALERAVRQHTTSKIRDIDDLEAGLATLGFRGEALHAIGAVSRLTITSRPRDDSADRGAKITVEGGDVGTVQPAGCPVGTTVEVEDLFYNVPARRKYLAQEATEFAHVNSVTTAYALANPDVAVALEHGGREVFATTGRGDLEETVLDVYGREVAEAMIEIDGAAVPEGPLEDISGLVSHPETNRASREYLSTYVNGRFVTADAVREAVIEAYGGQIASDRYPFAVLFVEVDPSLVDVNVHPRKMEVRFADAEGVREQITAAVEAALRREGGLRTRAPRGQSAPEQTEIDPGNRTEGRSDRADAADSTTADANGDGERSSAVRDGDPRDERPTATSDDGVSESVGTASTDRTPERSGPAERSESEDRPFGRPESPDKPSTQSETPEQRSAETPDAAPTVMATEQRRFGDDDPAMQSFDSLPSMRVLGQVEDSYVVAETDDGLVLIDQHAADERINYERLREQFLGETTTQVLADSVEIELTARESALFEQFTEALSRLGFQAERIDDRTIEVRTVPALIAEAGGPELVRDVLSSFVERDGDAAGTVEAVADELLADLACYPSVTANTSLTDGSVVSLLEALADCENPYACPHGRPVLIEIDTDEIEARFERDYPGHG, from the coding sequence ATGCCCCAGGAGATCCGGGAGCTCGATCCGACGACCGTCGAACGGATCGCCGCCGGCGAGGTCGTCGAGCGACCCGCCTCGGTCGTCAAGGAGCTGGTCGAGAACAGTCTCGACGCAGACGCTTCGCGGGTTCGCGTCGCCGTCGAGAGCGGCGGCACCGAGTCGATCCGCGTCAGCGACGACGGTATCGGGATGGACGAGCAGGCGCTGGAACGTGCGGTCAGACAGCACACGACCTCGAAGATCCGGGACATCGACGATCTCGAGGCTGGACTTGCGACGCTCGGGTTCCGCGGAGAGGCGCTCCACGCGATCGGCGCGGTCTCCCGGCTGACGATCACCTCCCGTCCGCGCGATGACAGTGCCGATCGCGGCGCGAAAATAACCGTCGAGGGCGGCGATGTCGGAACTGTCCAGCCGGCCGGGTGTCCGGTCGGGACGACCGTCGAGGTCGAAGACCTGTTCTACAACGTGCCCGCCCGCCGGAAGTACCTCGCCCAGGAGGCCACGGAGTTCGCACACGTCAACAGCGTCACGACCGCCTACGCGCTCGCCAACCCCGATGTCGCCGTGGCGCTGGAACACGGCGGTCGGGAGGTCTTTGCGACGACCGGACGCGGGGACCTCGAAGAGACAGTACTGGACGTCTACGGGCGCGAGGTCGCCGAGGCGATGATCGAGATCGACGGGGCGGCCGTCCCCGAGGGGCCGCTCGAGGACATCTCGGGGCTGGTCAGCCATCCCGAGACCAACCGCGCGAGCCGGGAGTACCTCTCGACGTACGTCAACGGGCGGTTCGTCACCGCTGACGCCGTCCGTGAAGCCGTGATCGAGGCCTACGGCGGCCAGATCGCGAGCGACCGGTACCCCTTTGCCGTCCTGTTCGTCGAGGTCGATCCCTCGCTGGTCGACGTCAACGTCCACCCCCGGAAAATGGAGGTCAGGTTCGCCGACGCCGAGGGCGTCCGCGAGCAGATCACGGCGGCCGTCGAAGCGGCGCTCCGTCGTGAGGGCGGGCTCCGGACGCGCGCGCCCCGCGGCCAGTCCGCCCCGGAACAGACCGAGATCGACCCCGGAAACCGGACCGAGGGCCGATCGGACCGGGCCGACGCAGCCGATTCGACGACGGCGGACGCGAACGGAGACGGCGAGCGATCAAGCGCCGTGCGCGACGGAGACCCGAGGGACGAGCGACCGACAGCAACGAGCGACGACGGCGTGTCCGAGTCCGTCGGGACGGCATCGACGGACCGAACGCCCGAACGGTCGGGACCGGCCGAACGATCGGAGTCGGAAGATCGGCCATTCGGACGACCGGAATCGCCCGATAAGCCATCCACGCAGTCGGAGACACCCGAGCAAAGGAGCGCGGAAACGCCGGACGCGGCACCGACGGTGATGGCGACCGAACAGCGGCGGTTCGGCGACGACGATCCTGCGATGCAGTCGTTCGATTCGCTGCCGTCGATGCGCGTGCTCGGACAGGTCGAGGACAGCTACGTGGTCGCGGAAACCGACGACGGACTGGTGTTGATTGACCAGCACGCGGCCGACGAGCGGATCAATTACGAGCGGCTCCGCGAGCAGTTCCTCGGGGAAACGACGACACAGGTGCTGGCCGACAGCGTCGAGATCGAACTCACGGCCCGGGAGTCGGCGCTGTTCGAGCAGTTCACCGAGGCGCTGTCTCGACTGGGGTTTCAGGCGGAGCGGATCGACGACCGGACGATCGAGGTACGGACGGTCCCGGCGCTGATCGCGGAGGCCGGCGGGCCGGAACTCGTCCGGGACGTCCTCTCGTCGTTCGTCGAGCGCGACGGCGACGCCGCCGGGACAGTCGAGGCGGTCGCCGACGAACTGCTGGCCGATCTGGCCTGCTATCCCTCGGTGACGGCCAACACCTCGCTGACCGACGGGTCGGTCGTCTCGCTGCTCGAGGCGCTCGCAGACTGTGAGAACCCCTACGCCTGCCCGCACGGTCGCCCGGTGTTGATCGAAATCGATACCGACGAGATCGAAGCCCGGTTCGAGCGGGACTATCCGGGTCACGGGTAG
- a CDS encoding ABC transporter ATP-binding protein: protein MARLFREYGRENSGYFGVGLFASIVARVLDLLPPLFLGIAIDAIIRQETAFSLLFVPDAWIPSAPRDQLWLAAAIVAGAFLFGAAFHWARNWGWNNFAQHIQHDVRTDTYDQMQRLNMDFFADKQTGEMMSVLSNDVNRLERFLNDGMNAAFRLIVMVVGIAVILFSLNWQLALIALVPVPLIAFFTKRFIETIQPKYADVRSSVGALNSRLENNLGGIQVIKSSNTESYESDRVDDVSRDYFDANWDAIETRIKFFPGLRVISGIGFVLTFAVGGYWALTYETTGAAPWLFSEPLTTGQFVVFITLTQRFVWPMAQFGQIINMYQRAYASAERIFGLMDTPARIEEDPDADPLDVTDGRVVYDEVTFGYDYEPPEGPRDDPEGESIVEDISFEVEGGETIALVGPTGAGKSTILKLLLRMYDVDAGSITVDGTDLRAVTIPSLRRQIGYVSQETFLFYGTVEENITYGTFGASREAVVEAAKMAEAHQFIENLPDGYETKVGERGVKLSGGQRQRIAIARAILKDPEILVLDEATSDVDTETEMLIQKSLDELAADRTTFAIAHRLSTIKDADQIVVVEDGRIVERGTHDDLLAADGLYANLWAVQAGEIDELPREFIERAARRRSRVDAEAGDD from the coding sequence ATGGCCCGGTTGTTCCGCGAATACGGTCGTGAGAACAGCGGCTACTTCGGCGTCGGGCTGTTCGCCAGCATCGTCGCGCGAGTGCTGGATCTGCTCCCGCCGCTGTTTCTGGGCATCGCGATCGACGCGATCATCCGACAGGAGACGGCGTTCTCGCTACTCTTCGTCCCGGACGCCTGGATCCCGAGCGCGCCGCGCGACCAGCTGTGGCTCGCCGCCGCCATTGTCGCCGGAGCCTTTCTGTTCGGTGCGGCCTTTCACTGGGCGCGCAACTGGGGCTGGAACAACTTCGCCCAGCACATCCAGCACGACGTCCGGACCGACACCTACGACCAGATGCAGCGGCTGAACATGGACTTCTTCGCCGACAAGCAGACCGGCGAGATGATGTCCGTGCTCAGCAACGACGTCAACCGCCTCGAACGGTTTCTCAACGACGGGATGAACGCGGCGTTCCGGCTGATTGTGATGGTCGTGGGTATCGCCGTGATCCTGTTCTCGCTCAACTGGCAACTGGCGCTGATCGCGCTGGTCCCCGTGCCGCTGATCGCCTTCTTCACGAAGCGGTTCATCGAGACGATCCAGCCCAAGTACGCCGACGTGCGCTCCTCTGTCGGCGCGCTCAACTCCCGACTTGAGAACAATCTCGGCGGTATCCAGGTCATCAAGAGTTCCAACACCGAATCCTACGAGTCGGACCGCGTCGACGACGTCTCGCGGGATTACTTCGACGCCAACTGGGACGCCATCGAGACGCGGATCAAGTTCTTCCCCGGGTTGCGGGTCATCTCGGGCATCGGGTTCGTGCTCACCTTCGCCGTCGGCGGCTACTGGGCGCTGACCTACGAGACGACCGGGGCCGCGCCCTGGCTGTTCAGCGAACCGCTGACGACCGGGCAGTTCGTCGTCTTCATCACGCTGACCCAGCGGTTCGTCTGGCCGATGGCACAGTTCGGACAGATAATCAACATGTACCAGCGGGCCTACGCCTCCGCCGAGCGGATCTTCGGACTGATGGACACGCCCGCACGGATCGAGGAGGATCCCGACGCCGATCCGCTGGACGTGACCGACGGGCGCGTCGTCTACGACGAGGTCACCTTCGGCTACGATTACGAGCCCCCGGAGGGACCCCGCGACGACCCCGAGGGCGAGTCGATCGTCGAGGACATCTCCTTCGAAGTCGAGGGCGGCGAGACCATCGCGCTCGTCGGTCCGACGGGCGCGGGCAAGTCGACGATTCTGAAACTCCTGTTGCGGATGTACGACGTCGACGCGGGTTCGATCACCGTCGACGGGACGGATCTGCGAGCGGTGACGATCCCCAGTCTTCGCCGGCAGATCGGCTACGTCAGCCAGGAGACCTTTCTGTTCTACGGGACCGTCGAAGAGAACATCACCTACGGGACGTTCGGCGCGAGCCGCGAGGCGGTCGTCGAGGCCGCGAAGATGGCCGAGGCCCACCAGTTCATCGAGAACCTCCCCGACGGCTACGAGACGAAGGTGGGCGAGCGCGGCGTGAAGCTCTCTGGCGGGCAGCGCCAGCGGATCGCCATCGCCCGCGCGATCCTCAAAGACCCCGAGATTCTGGTGCTCGACGAGGCGACCAGCGACGTCGACACCGAGACGGAAATGCTCATCCAGAAGAGCCTCGACGAGCTGGCGGCCGACCGGACCACGTTCGCGATCGCACACCGCCTGTCGACGATCAAAGACGCCGATCAGATCGTCGTGGTCGAGGACGGACGGATCGTCGAGCGCGGCACTCACGACGACCTGCTCGCCGCGGACGGGCTCTACGCGAACCTCTGGGCGGTTCAGGCCGGCGAGATCGACGAACTCCCGCGGGAGTTCATCGAACGGGCGGCCAGACGTCGGTCACGCGTCGACGCCGAGGCAGGTGACGACTGA
- a CDS encoding histidine kinase N-terminal 7TM domain-containing protein has translation MIALSNLVYIIAFAFTSLACFASLFRAREIEDRDTRVGMMGLLTGSGAWAGAHTAVLLLPGFQLKNTAYLIGLVFGFSTVWAWLYFASAYTGRTYHRDPTFRRAGLATYLAVVAVKLTNPIHHAYYNATLVDDGFTHLVIQQGIFHWTVTGLSYALASIGLFMLFEEFAESDHDTRIVAALASLTAVPVVLDIAAYSIPELVNIIHAPFGVAAFALGALFLYQEQFLAIHFSADVDDAVVFLDDDDRIRDFNDAAARIVPGLEDARGEHVERVEPLADALGAERTVLDFRIDAETRHFLVTRSDFSLGPTGDGRMLVLTDVTRIERQRRELKRHNDQLEELAVGIRHELRNTLQIVAGNVEAAQQYVERDPEAASRALSTAATTSERMRDIVDDLSMLAEYSQSVEETEPVELRGVAETARQRVDADGLDVQLEGESALEADESRLEELLHRAFVFADAIDSSSVTVTLEDGALIFEANGDRPTGTSAETFFEFEESVPTASAGMALPSFRALARAHGWEPAFDAEYDDGVRIVVEGVVACPRKAVAADD, from the coding sequence GTGATCGCTCTGTCGAATCTCGTGTATATTATCGCGTTCGCGTTCACGTCGCTGGCGTGTTTCGCGAGCCTCTTTCGAGCGAGAGAGATCGAAGACCGCGACACGCGAGTCGGAATGATGGGACTGCTCACGGGAAGCGGCGCGTGGGCCGGGGCGCACACGGCAGTGCTGTTGTTACCCGGCTTCCAGCTGAAAAACACGGCCTACCTGATCGGGCTCGTCTTCGGCTTCTCGACGGTCTGGGCGTGGCTGTACTTCGCTTCAGCGTACACGGGTCGCACGTACCACCGCGATCCGACCTTTCGACGCGCCGGTCTCGCGACGTATCTCGCGGTCGTCGCGGTCAAACTCACCAACCCGATTCACCACGCGTACTACAACGCGACCCTCGTGGACGACGGGTTCACCCACCTCGTCATCCAGCAGGGCATCTTCCACTGGACGGTGACAGGACTGTCCTACGCGCTGGCGTCGATCGGGCTGTTCATGCTCTTCGAGGAGTTCGCCGAATCCGATCACGATACCCGTATCGTCGCCGCGCTCGCGTCGCTGACAGCCGTTCCAGTCGTGCTCGATATCGCGGCGTACTCGATTCCGGAACTCGTCAACATCATCCACGCGCCGTTCGGCGTCGCCGCGTTCGCGCTAGGAGCGCTCTTTTTGTATCAGGAGCAGTTCCTGGCGATCCACTTCTCGGCCGATGTCGACGACGCGGTCGTCTTCCTCGACGACGACGATCGGATCCGCGATTTCAACGACGCCGCGGCGCGGATCGTCCCCGGCCTCGAAGACGCGCGCGGCGAGCACGTCGAGCGCGTCGAACCGCTCGCGGACGCGCTCGGTGCCGAGCGGACCGTCCTCGATTTTCGGATCGACGCCGAGACGCGTCACTTCCTGGTGACCCGAAGCGACTTTTCGCTCGGCCCGACCGGGGACGGACGGATGCTCGTGTTGACCGACGTCACCCGGATCGAGCGCCAGCGTCGCGAGCTGAAACGTCACAACGACCAACTGGAGGAGCTGGCGGTCGGCATCCGCCACGAGTTGCGCAACACCCTCCAGATCGTCGCCGGGAACGTCGAGGCCGCCCAGCAGTACGTCGAACGCGACCCAGAGGCGGCCTCGCGCGCGCTCTCGACGGCCGCGACGACGAGCGAGCGAATGCGCGATATCGTCGACGACCTGTCGATGCTGGCCGAATACAGCCAGTCCGTCGAGGAGACCGAACCGGTGGAACTGCGCGGGGTCGCCGAGACGGCCCGGCAACGGGTCGATGCGGACGGACTCGACGTGCAACTGGAAGGTGAGAGCGCCCTCGAGGCCGACGAAAGCCGCCTCGAGGAGTTGTTACACCGGGCGTTCGTCTTCGCCGATGCGATCGACAGTTCGTCGGTGACTGTCACGCTCGAGGACGGAGCGCTGATTTTCGAGGCTAACGGCGACCGTCCGACTGGAACCAGCGCAGAGACGTTCTTCGAGTTCGAGGAGTCGGTACCGACCGCCAGCGCGGGGATGGCGCTGCCGAGTTTCCGTGCGCTTGCCCGCGCCCACGGCTGGGAACCCGCTTTCGACGCCGAATACGACGACGGCGTCCGGATCGTCGTCGAGGGCGTCGTGGCCTGCCCGCGGAAAGCGGTCGCCGCGGACGACTGA